The Pecten maximus chromosome 11, xPecMax1.1, whole genome shotgun sequence genome has a segment encoding these proteins:
- the LOC117337300 gene encoding transmembrane protein 42-like isoform X1, whose protein sequence is MEKRAHGQGFLLALLAGTMAALGSVFAKLAFNGDIISNGCNSMMDTTLCSKLKWYLQGLCFGMIFVSNALMWTCFTKSLQLCTSSLEATVINTATNFVVSALIGWMFFQEYLSLKWWLGSILILLGLVLIHRGSGHQTVTQKHHKDS, encoded by the exons ATGGAGAAAAGAGCACATGGCCAGGGCTTCCTTCTGGCTCTTCTAGCAGGTACTATGGCTGCACTGGGCTCAGTGTTCGCTAAACTTGCATTTAACGGTGACATCATCAGCAATGGATGTAACTCCATGATGGACACAACTCTGTGTAGTAAG CTGAAGTGGTACTTACAAGGCTTGTGTTTTGGGATGATCTTTGTCAGTAATGCCCTGATGTGGACGTGTTTTACCAAGTCTCTACAGCTGTGTACCTCCTCCCTGGAGGCCACCGTCATCAACACTGCCACCAACTTTGTAGTCAGT GCACTCATTGGTTGGATGTTTTTCCAAGAATACTTGTCACTGAAGTGGTGGCTAGGCTCCATTCTCATACTGTTAGGCCTCGTGCTGATTCACAGAGGCAGTGGACACCAGACTGTCACCCAGAAACATCACAAAGATTCATGA
- the LOC117337300 gene encoding transmembrane protein 42-like isoform X2, with amino-acid sequence MEKRAHGQGFLLALLAGTMAALGSVFAKLAFNGDIISNGCNSMMDTTLCSKLKWYLQGLCFGMIFVSNALMWTCFTKSLQLCTSSLEATVINTATNFVVSALIGWMFFQEYLSLKWWLGSILILLGLVLIHRGSGHQTVTQKHHKDS; translated from the exons ATGGAGAAAAGAGCACATGGCCAGGGCTTCCTTCTGGCTCTTCTAGCAGGTACTATGGCTGCACTGGGCTCAGTGTTCGCTAAACTTGCATTTAACGGTGACATCATCAGCAATGGATGTAACTCCATGATGGACACAACTCTGTGTAGTAAG CTGAAGTGGTACTTACAAGGCTTGTGTTTTGGGATGATCTTTGTCAGTAATGCCCTGATGTGGACGTGTTTTACCAAGTCTCTACAGCTGTGTACCTCCTCCCTGGAGGCCACCGTCATCAACACTGCCACCAACTTTGTAGTCAGT GCACTCATTGGTTGGATGTTTTTCCAAGAATACTTGTCACTGAAGTGGTGGCTAGGCTCCATTCTCATACTGTTAGGCCTCGTGCTGATTCACAGAG GCAGTGGACACCAGACTGTCACCCAGAAACATCACAAAGATTCATGA